The sequence TTATAGTCCTTGTAGGTGTCAAAATGTAGGATTTTCTATACTTGGAAAATTTCCTTCGTTAACGTTCCTTCAGTATCAaatgagaaaaatgaaaagaaactaAAAGTGTTATGAATTGTTTGGAGTTTGGATGATTAAGGATGAACTTAGAAGTAATATAATTTGTTGTAAGTTCTATTTAgcaattcatatatgtatagaaCAGCGTAAAATGTTTGGTTGTTTAATGCATTCCTGTCCGTCACAACTATGAATCCATCAGCAGTCTGTATCTTGGTGTTACAAGGAAGGCAGGGATGTGTCaattgtgatattatattgaaaGAAGGAAGTTTTTCAAATGAGCATTAGGTTCTATAATCTTCCGCTACTCTGTGGTAGTACTCATACAATTGTCACACCTTCGTTAGAACATGTGCAGCTTCcctgtttttccttttctttggaTTGGAGGTGTAGTGGAGGAAAGGGAGAGTTGCTTTACAGCTTATTGTTGAATATTTCTTTGAGCAATGAACTCAtcctcataaataattttctttatgtaCACCAAAATTTGCGTGATATATCTTCTATTCTAATATGCTATTGCTGCAtaagatgaatatatatatatatatatatatataaatatatattttcttttttcgctTCTGTGCTGCATAAGATGAGTTTTTTTCCATCTATTCATGTTCTCAATTCTTTCACAGGCCTTTTCTGGTACTCAGAATGTTTCCAGTTCGCAAAAAGATGAAGCATGGAAAGTAAATGTCTGCATACAAGGATGTGACCTTGAACATGGTTATCTTTGTGGCACAATGGAAGCTCTTAATGTTCCTATGGCGGACACACCGGTAAGAAAATTCTTTGCTTCATCAAATGACCAGCCTTAACTCTGCTCTTTATCTATAGAGGAGTATTATGAAAGATATCTCTTAAAATCCCTAATTGAGtgcttatatattttatatgtaatattgATGTATGTTAGGTAGTAACATTTTGGGAAGGAGAGATTGTTGACACCAAGAACTATACCTTCTTCACTGGCAAATGGGAAGCAAAGTATGTGTTCTTTCATTCTCATATAACGTTTTATTGAGCATGGAtcttgattaaataaataatagaagatGGAAAATAAGATCTATAATTGATTTAGGTGATATCCTTTGCAAGTTTGTTTACTGCAACCATGTTTCTACTCCTGATCTGTTTTTAACTTCTTGACAGACCAGAGGATGACATTAGGCATTGGATTAAGTTTCCTTCTTTTGCTCCCTTACTTGTAAGTCAGTGTGTCTTTATCATCCTACACGATTATGTACCATCTCCTTATCAGTTATGTTCTTTACAGAGCCAGGTAGAGGTTGACGGTGGCAAATCTTTGGACCTTAGTAACTGcccatatatatttatggtaaTTTGATCTCATGTGTATGTGTTATTTGGTACTAGACTATATTTGAAATTAAGCTGACAATTTCTTCAAATTGCTGGTGCAGAGATGGAAAGAGCAGTACTTTGTAAATGTTGGAACAGACTGCGGGTTGACCATAGCTGGCTTTTACTACGTATGCTTCTCATGTAGTGATGGCTCCATTAATGGCTTCTATTATGATCCTAATAGCAGGTCTTTATCTCTCTTCTTTATCCTTTAGCTCAAAACATTTATTGTTATGTAACTCCCTTCTCCTTCTCAAAAGTGGAAATTCTAATTGATTCTCTTATGAGAGGATGCATTTTTACTGGAAAATTGTGGTCTCCCACTGCCCCCTACATTTTTCAttcatttccaaaaaaaaaaaaaaaaaaaaaaagggtgattTATTGAAACAAAGCCACCGGGTGGCAGAGCAAACTGACATTTCTAGGATGTGAAAGTGAAATGGTTGATACCCTTGAATATAAAGAAAGCACTTAGAGCCAATTGCTCATGAAGTAACTTGAAATATTTCCATTATGCTTTATATTTGAGGTGTACTTGTTCCACAATTCACTAAAATAATGAGTATTTACTTGAAACAACATGCAGCCCATTTCAGAAGCTAGAGTTAAAATCCACCAATGAGGGAAGATTCAGCTTTTCATCGTATGAGTTGCAATAAGATGGAAAATAGGTGTTTCTTCTGATAGTTCGCTGCTGAATGAACCTATGGAGCTGAAGAAATTTATTGATTTACATCTAAGAACTTTGGATTATTTGGAGGCTGGCATTGATTCTAGAAGAATTTTTCTGCAAAACTTTAGAAGCTgttgatttgtttttgtttgtgacATTTCTCTTGTATAGTTGCATATGTTGTTATCCATTATGACAAGTAATTTGTATGTGATTAGTATGTTGTTTGCTGTTATCTTCTGAGTCTGTCCATCAATTTGTATCcttgttatgtatatatatgcatacgcAAACACATCTACATATACTTATGGACAGGAGTTATAATTGCTAGAACCATTACATGCTGGCAACAATGTAATGATATCTACATTTGAAGGCGCATTGGTTATTGGTATTGGGAATTCAAATGGCAGTGGCAGCATCATAGAAAGCTACCGTTACCACCAGTTAAGCGGAATAGCCATTTTTTGAATGCAGTCTTTCcctgaatatttggaatttctttgattttgtttggtCCATGGTCCCTGACTAGATTTTGTAATGCTTTGATGGAATCATAAGAACAAGCAtccatttaaaacattaattgcaCCAAAGTGATGTATAACAAAATGGACGTTCTATTATCTAAATAATTTGAagtaattcacccaaaaaaaaaaaaaacaaaaaaaacaaaaaaaacaaaaacaaaaattgaagtaGATCTTTATATAGAATTTCTTGTTTACGAATTTTCCTAGAATCAGGAAACCAACCAAAATGAAGAAGTCGATTCATTTTTCTATTCCTATTATTAAATTACTATTGATCTCAACATGTAAAGAATTGATATTTGTAAGGATTAAAATGACATACAAGTGAAAGAAAATGTTAGATACAAGTTTGATAGacataataaatttacattctaatatgttaagtttttaaaattagtgGTAATTTAATacctattattttatattgttattaatttcAATCTCCCTATCAAATGTATTCTGTAGActtcaaagaaaagaaatataatattcatttattataatCTGACTAAAAGAAGATAATGTACCAGTGAATCAGGAAAACATGCAGgggattctctttttttttttttttttggtttcccaAATTGATTGTTGCTACCACAAAAACAAAGTTAAGCTAATCTGACTACGGatatattaatttacaattcGTTAGTCTTTTTGCTTCGTTATTACCTAAGAACTCAGTTAATCTAAGGTTATATCCATGGTCTACAACTTGTCACTGGATGAGCCCTCAAATCCAATGCAATAGTTCAATGTTcggaataatttattttatctaaagaaTTGAAGTGTTAAAATACAAGTTTCAGTTAGGAACTTAGGGTGATGTTAAAACGGTCACGTTAAGGATAAActgagaattttaattttaaaagtagaATGAAAATCTTATGGTTGGCCGTCTCAATGCCTTGGCCTTCCCTTGCCTTTTTTCAGTCCGTACAGTCTCTCAATTTAACAAACGTCTGGTTCTGgtctaccaaaaaaaatttaaaaaaaaaaaaaaatatatatatatatatatatatctccacACAACATTGAATGAGCAATCACCACGGCGTCCTTGGAGTCATGATCATGGAGGTTGAAGTCACAGATGATAACGATGTGGGTCCACATTCAAACTGTCAACAGAGAAGAGAAGTAACCCTGTAAGGCCCACTCAAAGCTTCAAACTTTCATTGAGTGCCAACCCAACCAAAAATCACAACTTTTATCTCCCTCCTAAACGACGGAGgataatgatgaagatgatcaTTTACTGTATTTTAATGTGACCCACATAGCCATCCTCGTGTGCTCACGCAATTAGTTACCTTCCCCAATGGTCAAAATAAAACTCCCATTTGCCTTTTGCATTTAACCCATTTCATGAGGGACGTGTCCCTCTTTttatttccttctctctctatctatctatGCCTCTAACAACCAACTTCCCCACACACGAACTTTAAATCTCTAAAGCCCCTCTCTGCTTCATTCCACAACCAATCTTAggcctttttttcctttttttttttttgacctctttctttttctggttCAACCATAAAAGCTTTCctggaaaaattatttgaacCCGACAAAGTGGTAAAGTCCTAGCTAATTGACCCCCCTACGAATCTGGGGTCCCGTTGAAAATGGTTCTAATAGTCTTCTGATGATCATTATTTGGTTTTGGTGATGGAAAGTTTGCTTTGTGATGAGAAATGGCTATTTAGCCCTGTGACTAATTCTAAGGACTGCAGAGTAGAAAGTCACTATGATTCATCATTTGGAATGAGTAAGGAAGACAATGAGCAGGCTCTTAATATCTGTTTAGAGGAAGAAATGAGCTACATTCCTGAACCTAATTATATAGAGTACCTTTGGTCCAAGAACTTGATCATTGCTAGGTTTAAAAGTATACAATGGTTTATCAAGGTCAGTCTAAATTTAACACAGAAAAACTACTACCCGTTGGGCCGGCCTTTATATTCTCTctgttttaatataaatttgacctctctctctctctctctctccttcttcttcttcttcttttatttttttgttgttaattttttttgtttgcagtGTAAAAGTCGCTTGAATCTCTCCATTGGAACTGTATTCTATGCTGCATATTACCTTGACCGGTTCATATCATTGAATCTATGTCATGTAAGCCATGCatattatatagtttatatacaattaattgCTTGTAAGCTATATAGATTTCTTATCTGATTTTAGCTTTTCTGAACCATACATATAGGAATGGCAATATTGGATGGTTGAATTATTATCTATTGCCTGCTTATCCGTCGCGGCTAAATTCAACGATACCATCACTCCTACCTTGCATGAAATTCAGGTTATTGATCAACTTCTATATTATAATTGTGCATatattcttataattaattaaggaaAGCCAATAGTACTGATTGGTTGTTTGTTCTTGTGGTGATTGAAGATGAATGATCTTGAACATGTATTTCAGCCAAGTACGATTCAACAAATGGAACTGATACTATTGCAGGCATTAGAATGGCGACTTGCCGCTAAAACATCTTATTCTTTTATAGAACTGTTTACATGGAATCTCAATTCCATGGCATCCCATCTTCATGAAGAGTTGATTATGCAAGTCGATGAGTTGCTTCTTGGAGCTATTTCAGGTTTTCCAATCAgtgttttaatttctttcttaaaaagaatgggaaaaaaatatgttaaaataaagTGTCAAAGTACTAGTACGTAGAAATATAAACTTGGCAACGTTGTTAGAAGTTTAAagctccacatatatatatatatatatatatatatataactattaattattatcaaacACATAGAAGTATAAACTTAGCAACGTTGTTTAGAAGTTTAAAgctccatgtatatatatagatatatatgtatataatatataatatataatatgccTCATGCATGGTTGCATGCTACGTATATATAATTTACTCTTGTATGATAATTAGAAattattgtttctttaattaattaaaacctaTTTGTAACAACCCACCAAAATcttattatttcatattttttgccAAAGAATTATTGAGTTTTTCATAAAACAATATAGTAAGGATTGGTATTTtcctaacatatatatatatatatatatatacatatatgtatacttgaattttattttatttttttatttttggtaaagcTCTATATTTgcttggtttattttatttttattattatggaaaCCCAAATGCTCCAGACACGAAATCGCTGCAGTTTAGACCTAGTGTGGTTGCAGCATCAGCTCTATTGTGCTGCCTAGACAAGTTACTCCCAACATCATCTACCGACTACCACTCCTGTCTAACAAGACTTTTGAATCAATGTCATAaggtaaacatatatatatatatatatttatagaaatccTTTTGGACActattggaaaatttatattgGGTGTTTAAGCATCTACTCATACTAATACACCATATGCAGCCAATATAAATTATCCGATAGAgcctaataaataattttatttttttttgtatacacATAATCAGCCTGATGTAATGTTTTAATGATTGTAGAATGATTTGATGAAATGCCATAAGATGATGGAAGAGATCAAGTGTACTCGTACATCATTCAACTTAGTAGCACAGGGACATTGTTACTTCTGCTGCCCTTCAAGTCCCACAACAGTACTGTTGATGAAGGAGAAGGAGGGTACTAATATTTGCGATTTCCATGCTGACCTATCTCTTTTTCAGATGCATGCTTCAAATTCCACCATTCTTCAATCATCAAGGAAGAAGCAAAGAAGGGAAGAATAGTAAACTAATTAAATGATTcaagattttaattttcttttcttcgtAATTGCTGTACCATGAGAGTTTCATAATTGTCACCTAAGAAATAATTCAATAGCAAAGCAACTGTGTTCCCGTGTAAGAATCACaactcaaaatttttaaaataaaaattataaaaataaaatacttttagaacagtcattatatatatattttttatcttcttaaattaaaattcaatctCAGTAGCCCAAACAACGTCTAAACCTAAAATTTCATTAGATTTTTAGctaatacaaggaaaaaaaaatcattagagGGAACCTATATAATCgctctttcttgttttttggaCGAACCAGACAATCAATGTTTGAATGTACTGCACCTTCTTAAAGAGCTTTCACAAATAAAGGAGAAACCTAATTAACAATTATGACGACTTAACCAGCAGTACCATTACATTCTCCTATATGATGACAAGTTTTCAGGATATATAATTTCCTTAACTCAGAAAAAATTCTATTATCTCTCCACCAACACTTTTTTAAAGcacaaaattgttttaattttcatCTTTTAAGTTCAATGAAAAACTGAAATGGACGATCATATCATCATGGTTATGTGGTCCACCTGTCGCGCCAATCCTACGAAGTCATGTATCGTTACTACAGTAACGATACATGCATCAAAAACCAAGCCAATAGTACTACAAGCattaaaaaccaaaacatttattaaaaatatgtgttaatatattattaattgatatatataagtatataaaaaaatatattaattaaatattactatattattttataaataaattcgaaaaatattttgataattttattattattaaaataattaatattgtgtATTAATAATTAACACTGAAATGTTGTGTATTTGATCTAATAATAGATGTTTTGCCAAGGAACAAGCAAATTCTCTAAGAAAGTGAGTGACAATTATGAATTTAGTCCTAGATCAcccagaataataataatattaataaaatcgaaaatatttattagtttattttataagggtaacttttttatttaagaaattattattaataaaagtttCATTATTCCTTcatttggaattttaaattatttaagtaGATTTGTTTACTATAATTCcattaattttataagaattgccaaaaaatatatattccattTATTGTAAAGcttaaacctatatatatatatatatgacgtaaaattaataatattataattatcaaaatatattcacAAATATATTGAACAAATGATGTGGTGAAGATGTGTAGACAAGTAGAGGAATCCTAGTCCAATATTTATTTGGTTtgcttttcttatttatttatccacatttaaattaaaatatattaccaatgatatatatatttacagcaAATAATTTGGTAGATATAGAAGaatcatgaaattttaaatccCATCACCGTTGGATTAGTTAAATAATGTCTTTTTTTGGgactttaaaaataattgatttaacTTAAAATGCAAAGACACCAGTAATAACTGATAATTAAAATTGGTTCAATTGCTGAACCCCATTTACACCTATGAAATTGTAAGTTCCAGGAATTATAGGCCACCTAATAACCGCTTGCTTGCTGGCTTGTTTTATTccaaaaaaggccaaaaaaaaaaaaaaagaggcagtACTTTCATCTACCTTAACATATAATTTGTGTACATAAACActcaaggatttttttttttttaataatatatatatatatatatatttgagtggCTATTGGGCGAGTAGATAAGGTGGGAAAACAGAGTTTCTACGCTTATCGAGCCAGAAAAATGGCAGTACTTTTATCTACCATAACATCATCGTCTCTCATTCCTGCTAGACTTGTAACACAAAATCATCATAATCTGCAGCCCCTTTTCCACAATCCTATCTTACCTCGCAACGCCTCCAAAATTCGTATCTCTTTTAGGGTCCAAGCTGCAAAACTTCCTGCAGGAGTATGTTGCTTTTCTctgctctatttttttttttttatttttttttttgtttcatttatgAACTGggctttctttttttcgttATCATATTCAAGATTTGCATTATATGGGAGTTAATAAACAAATGGGTTTCTGTATTTCAGGTGGAAGTGCCAAAAGTAGAGCCAAAATTCAATCCCCCGTTTCTTGGATTCACCAAGACTGCTGAAATTTGGAATTCTAGAGCTTGTATGATTGGTCTTATTGGAACTTTCATTGTAGAATTGGTgggtttcaatttattttttatttttatttttctggtttttagtttatttttccgTTGAGAATAGAGGAATATGGCTGAGTTTTTCTGATGATGTtcgttgattttttcttttttcttttttttcagatATTGAACAAGGGAATATTACAGGTGATTGGAGTGGATGTTGGTAAAGGTCTTGATATTCCTTTGTGAGTATTATTCGATCGGGGTGTATATGTAAAGTTTCTGGAACGTGGGTTCGTTTATAAGAACAGATGCTTAAGCAGCTTAACTGCATTTGTAACTTATTCTTAGATATTTATTTGTGCAAATTGCCAATACAATGTACTTGTAAATCGCTCCCGGTTCTCTGAGTTTGTTATAATGCTGCATTagacaataaactaaattattgAGCAGATTGTATGTTTGATTGGTTGTTAATTGAGCATTTAATAATTCATCAAACTTTAGTCCCGCATTTACTTTAACCAGGAGAACTACTCTCGGCAGTACATTCCATTAGAGGTGGGAGAGGAGACTGGTATATTTCTTTTAGGTCCTTCTGTGTGTGAgtgattaaaatttttaacgCAGTTGAAATCTAGCAAGCCTTTTCTTTATGTCAGTCCCTGCAGATCACTTGCCTCGTCAGAGTTGTAGTTTAAGCTGACGTATAAAGGAAGAGTATCAAAAAGTACAAAAGGAACTCGTTCCAAATGCTATTTGGTCGTTTATTTTTGGTACAAAAAATGGAAGCAAGCTGAattctatttgtttttgtgcTTTCTGATAGCAATGTggaaatggaaaacaaaaaataggcCACTAGATGTTTGTAGATAGCTACATAATATCGTACAGCTCTTGCATGAAAGAAACTGAAGCACCCTATAAGATGTTCTATGCTCTGTGCGATGTATAAAGATGTGAGTGCAGAGATAATGCACGAGTGGTTTGGAGATGGAAATAAAAGAAACTACAGAGCCCGACCAATTCGAGCATCTATAACCATAGTTTTGGAAGAAGGATCAGATATCTCTAGTGCTTCTGCCAATGATAACCGCTGGTTTTTCCATGCAGCCTCTGCCCAAATCTTCATTCTCTCTCCCTGATCCTTCCGGTTCTGTTGGACACTAAGTGCTTCAGCATAGCCACCTATACATTACATcaatttggaaaactttattAGAAACTGAAGAATCAGTAATACATACCAACAAAATGGTAAAGCTTGACAACAAACCCCATTCACATCAACAAAATGACACATTCTAAAGTCCAAGCCATTGAAGACGGTCACACAACCGCAATTATTGAATAGTTTGCATACAAAATCCTCATTACACACCCTCTTAGATGGAGATAACAACTTATTTTCAGTGTGTATTAGAGCAACTAGGGAAGAGAAGCTCAAGTCTAGGTTTAGACATTTGTTAATGGCCTAACATGCATACGTTAGGATGAAGTCACAAGTAAAAAGAAGTTAAACATGTTCATTGCTCAGGTACAGCATGTCATATGCTTCAAACTTATGACAGGAACCAATTAGATTTAGATCTTAGCTCCTCACCTCTAGCAAGGGCCGCTACATCACTTCTATATATCTTTGCTTCTGCACCTACAGGacccaaaaaataagaaaatgataaaaacaagACAACTATTTACCAAGTTGAatgtgaagaaaaaagaaaataaactgaTTAGTTTACCTTCAGTATCCACAGGTGGAGCTTTCAGCAACTCTATTGCCTTTCTATAGAGTCCCTGTAAtggttttttggttaaaaaataccATATGGAATATAAAAAGTCCTTATACAAACTTCAATAAAATGTTGGAAAACATTAGTTTGTTGCTAGTCTGTAAAAACAGTCCCTCCATCATAAACcaactatttttggttttacttTATCCTTCCACCACTCACAGTACAAAGAATGAGCGATAGTTATAAGTATCTTACTTATGGATATATTGATATCCTAGCACCGATTAAAGCAACATATTTGAACCCATGCTTAAAAAATCAAGTTCAATAAAGACCCAGTGAGGCAAATGTTATATGCTAAAAACACCAAGTTTGAGAAAATAAGCACATTCATTATTAGAAAATTCTAACCTCTTGAATCAAAAGAGAACTTGAACGTTCCTCCACTGCTTTCCGCCGAAACATTAGAGCTATGCAGGTTAAGACAACCCCAACTTTTGGATGATGAGAACCTTTGCACGAATCAAGGTGATCACAAATGATACAACTACAATGTTAATGACAATTGAGGCCACAGGATATAAAATTCTGAGAGTTTACTTGCATTGGTAACAATTAACAAAGCACCACAAAAGTAGCATACCAAAATGTTCCTCTGTTTTAGTTAAAGCCCTGGTCAATATCTCCTCAGCATCACCAAAATTCCTAAGAGAATAAAAGTAACCCTGATGAGTCATGACATGATGAAGAGAtgctaaaagaaaaagggaaaaaataaaagagtgaTAAAAAGCTACCCAGACTGTGCCTCAAGCTGGCCCAAAGCACATGTGGCTGCTATCAAAACTTCCTCTGAGGACATATTACAAGCAGCTAAAGCACACAGATCGGTGAAATCTTTATTCTCAGA comes from Ziziphus jujuba cultivar Dongzao chromosome 6, ASM3175591v1 and encodes:
- the LOC132804270 gene encoding light-harvesting complex-like protein OHP1, chloroplastic, whose amino-acid sequence is MAVLLSTITSSSLIPARLVTQNHHNLQPLFHNPILPRNASKIRISFRVQAAKLPAGVEVPKVEPKFNPPFLGFTKTAEIWNSRACMIGLIGTFIVELILNKGILQVIGVDVGKGLDIPL
- the LOC132804340 gene encoding uncharacterized protein LOC132804340, which codes for MPVRVAESSAPSQVSGANSGQTTPPACTLLSVGQAFSGTQNVSSSQKDEAWKVNVCIQGCDLEHGYLCGTMEALNVPMADTPVVTFWEGEIVDTKNYTFFTGKWEAKPEDDIRHWIKFPSFAPLLSQVEVDGGKSLDLSNCPYIFMRWKEQYFVNVGTDCGLTIAGFYYVCFSCSDGSINGFYYDPNSSPFQKLELKSTNEGRFSFSSYELQ